The following proteins are encoded in a genomic region of Leifsonia psychrotolerans:
- a CDS encoding substrate-binding domain-containing protein encodes MLASRTKRQRMLYAVGASLAAVGLMAGCSAETGASNTEPTNASVEGNSATGDTITIGFSGPAADHGWLGAINSAALAEAKKYPDVDLKVAEGTNDANLQISQVEGFINDKVDAIVLLPTDGAALTEVALQAMAAGIPVINVDREFSSTFAARVTILGDNYGMGVSAGSFVCDQVGDNPNAIVAEIAGIDSLPLTQDRSKGFSDALKDCGLVVSNRVAADFTVQGGEASTSQLLAAAPKIDALWNHDDDQGIGVLAAIDAAGRDEFIMVGGAGSANAMREIQNPASVMKATVIYPSTQAADGIRLARLLVQGKAMSDLVEVEIPSRIVLNAPVVTSDNVDRFLPTAFES; translated from the coding sequence ATGCTCGCTTCACGCACCAAGCGTCAGCGGATGCTTTACGCAGTCGGCGCGTCACTGGCCGCCGTCGGCCTCATGGCCGGCTGCAGCGCCGAAACCGGCGCGTCTAACACCGAGCCCACCAACGCGTCGGTTGAGGGTAATTCCGCAACCGGCGACACCATCACCATCGGTTTCTCCGGCCCCGCCGCCGACCACGGCTGGCTCGGCGCCATCAACTCCGCGGCCCTGGCCGAAGCGAAAAAATACCCCGATGTCGACCTCAAGGTCGCCGAAGGCACCAACGATGCCAACCTGCAGATCAGTCAGGTTGAAGGCTTCATCAACGACAAGGTGGACGCCATCGTGCTGCTCCCGACCGATGGAGCGGCTCTCACCGAGGTGGCCTTGCAGGCCATGGCGGCGGGCATCCCGGTGATCAACGTCGATCGCGAGTTCTCGAGCACCTTCGCCGCACGTGTCACAATCCTGGGGGACAACTACGGCATGGGCGTCAGCGCCGGGTCATTCGTCTGCGACCAGGTCGGCGACAACCCCAACGCCATCGTCGCCGAGATCGCCGGCATCGATTCACTTCCGCTCACTCAGGACCGCAGCAAGGGCTTCTCCGACGCGCTGAAGGACTGCGGACTCGTCGTGTCAAACCGAGTCGCCGCCGACTTCACCGTGCAGGGCGGCGAGGCATCCACCTCGCAGCTACTGGCCGCCGCACCGAAGATCGACGCGTTGTGGAACCACGATGACGATCAGGGTATCGGCGTTCTCGCCGCCATCGACGCAGCCGGACGCGACGAGTTCATCATGGTCGGTGGTGCCGGATCGGCCAACGCCATGCGCGAGATCCAGAACCCTGCGAGCGTCATGAAGGCGACGGTCATCTACCCGTCGACGCAAGCCGCCGACGGCATCCGGCTCGCCCGCCTGCTTGTGCAGGGCAAGGCGATGAGCGACCTGGTCGAGGTGGAGATTCCGAGCCGCATCGTGTTGAACGCTCCGGTCGTCACGAGCGACAACGTCGACCGGTTCTTACCTACCGCGTTCGAATCCTAA